Proteins encoded within one genomic window of Brachybacterium sp. P6-10-X1:
- a CDS encoding ABC transporter substrate-binding protein codes for MSIHSTRRHLLGMFGAGGVALGAAACGTSDPFEEGEGSGGDGASDGGSGGDSPSGQLVIGSQAYYSNEIIAELFAQSLEAAGRTVGREYQIGQREVYMPELEDGKLDLMPEYLGNLLQHYDPEAASASPEEIHSALAEALPENLRLLSFAEAADQDSYTTTSAFAEANSLTSIGDLAGVEEDLKIAANSEFSVRPYGPEGVKEVYGVDVTVVPVEDSGGALTVQALTDGDVQLADLYTADPAILANDLVVLEDPESLILPQNVVPVVSEKVDEDAESAINAVIEALSMDDLIELNRQSVEEKAGSADIASGWLSEKGLV; via the coding sequence ATGAGCATCCACAGCACCCGTCGCCATCTGCTCGGCATGTTCGGCGCCGGTGGCGTCGCCCTCGGCGCCGCCGCCTGCGGCACCTCCGATCCGTTCGAGGAGGGCGAGGGCAGCGGGGGAGACGGGGCGTCCGACGGCGGGAGCGGCGGAGACAGCCCCTCGGGACAACTCGTCATCGGCTCCCAGGCCTACTACTCCAACGAGATCATCGCCGAGCTGTTCGCGCAGTCGCTCGAGGCGGCGGGCCGGACCGTCGGCCGCGAGTACCAGATCGGCCAGCGCGAAGTGTACATGCCCGAGCTCGAGGACGGCAAGCTCGATCTGATGCCCGAATACCTCGGGAACCTGCTGCAGCACTACGATCCCGAAGCCGCCTCCGCGAGTCCCGAGGAGATCCACTCCGCGCTCGCCGAGGCGCTGCCGGAGAACCTGCGACTGCTGTCCTTCGCCGAGGCCGCCGACCAGGACTCCTACACCACCACCTCCGCGTTCGCCGAGGCGAACTCCCTGACCTCCATCGGGGACCTCGCCGGGGTCGAGGAGGACCTCAAGATCGCCGCCAACAGCGAGTTCTCCGTGCGCCCCTACGGCCCCGAGGGCGTCAAGGAGGTCTACGGCGTCGACGTCACCGTCGTGCCCGTCGAGGACTCCGGCGGCGCGCTGACCGTCCAGGCGCTCACCGACGGCGACGTGCAGCTCGCCGACCTCTACACGGCCGATCCGGCGATCCTCGCCAACGACTTGGTCGTGCTCGAGGACCCCGAATCCCTGATCCTGCCCCAGAACGTGGTTCCCGTCGTCTCCGAGAAGGTCGACGAGGATGCGGAGTCCGCGATCAACGCCGTGATCGAGGCGCTGAGCA
- a CDS encoding ABC transporter permease: MTGNPFLDALAWLVDPVHWSGPSGVPARTLEHLGYTVLGVLVAALIAIPVGLLVGHTGNGKGITVTVAGAARALPTLGLVTLFALLLGLGLTAPLLAFVVLAVPSLLAGAYSAVESADPATVDAARAQGMTEWQILAKVEIPLGMPLIIGGFRGATVQVVATAMLAAYVGNGGLGRYIFLGLGSQDYPLMIAGSLLVIALALVLDLVLLVTQRLTAPRGRLPAES; encoded by the coding sequence ATGACCGGCAACCCCTTCCTCGACGCCCTCGCCTGGCTCGTCGACCCCGTGCACTGGTCGGGTCCCTCCGGCGTCCCGGCACGCACCCTCGAGCATCTCGGATACACGGTGCTCGGCGTGCTGGTGGCGGCGCTGATCGCGATCCCCGTCGGGCTGCTGGTGGGCCACACGGGGAACGGCAAGGGCATCACCGTCACCGTCGCCGGCGCCGCCCGCGCCCTGCCCACCCTGGGCCTGGTCACCCTGTTCGCCCTGCTGCTGGGTCTGGGGCTCACCGCACCGCTGCTGGCCTTCGTCGTCCTCGCAGTGCCGTCCCTGCTGGCCGGGGCCTACTCCGCTGTCGAGTCCGCGGATCCTGCCACCGTCGATGCCGCCCGCGCCCAGGGCATGACCGAGTGGCAGATCCTGGCGAAGGTGGAGATCCCGCTGGGCATGCCGCTGATCATCGGCGGCTTCCGCGGCGCGACCGTGCAGGTGGTCGCCACCGCGATGCTCGCCGCCTATGTCGGCAACGGCGGCCTGGGGCGCTACATCTTCCTGGGGCTCGGCTCCCAGGACTATCCCCTGATGATCGCCGGCTCCCTGCTGGTGATCGCCCTCGCCCTCGTGCTCGACCTCGTCCTGCTGGTGACCCAGCGCCTGACCGCCCCGCGCGGCCGCCTGCCGGCCGAGTCCTGA
- a CDS encoding ABC transporter permease, with protein MSWVLENVDVIAGYTGSHLLQALPPILVAFALSLPLAKLANARGWLRTGVTTTSGLLYAIPSLPLFVLLPGIVGTSVRSPLNIAIALSLYGLALMVPAASDAFRSVDRTVLSSATAQGYAAGARFLHVELPLAGPVLLAGVRVVAVSTISLVTVGGVLGVPSLGMLFVDGFRRGIIAEITAGVVLTAALALVTDGLLVLLGRLLMPWSRPTAGRRT; from the coding sequence GTGAGCTGGGTGCTCGAGAACGTCGACGTGATCGCCGGCTACACCGGCTCCCATCTGCTGCAGGCGCTGCCGCCGATCCTGGTCGCCTTCGCCCTCTCGCTGCCGCTGGCGAAGCTTGCCAACGCCCGCGGCTGGCTGCGCACCGGCGTGACGACCACCTCCGGTCTGCTGTACGCGATCCCCTCCCTGCCGCTGTTCGTGCTGCTGCCCGGCATCGTCGGCACCAGCGTGCGCAGCCCCCTGAACATCGCGATCGCCCTGTCGCTGTACGGGCTCGCCCTGATGGTGCCCGCCGCCTCGGACGCCTTCCGCTCCGTCGACCGGACCGTGCTCAGCTCCGCCACCGCCCAGGGTTACGCCGCCGGGGCCCGCTTCCTCCACGTCGAGCTGCCGCTGGCCGGCCCGGTGCTGCTGGCCGGGGTGCGCGTGGTCGCGGTCAGCACGATCTCGCTGGTCACCGTCGGCGGCGTGCTCGGCGTCCCCAGCCTCGGCATGCTGTTCGTGGACGGCTTCCGGCGAGGCATCATCGCCGAGATCACCGCCGGCGTGGTCCTCACCGCCGCCCTCGCCCTGGTCACCGACGGCCTGCTGGTGCTGCTGGGCCGCCTGCTGATGCCCTGGTCCCGTCCCACAGCGGGGAGGCGCACATGA
- a CDS encoding ABC transporter ATP-binding protein, translating to MIGFENVRKEYPGGTLAVEDFSLDVASHESVVLVGSSGSGKTTLMRMVNRMVEATSGRVHIDGDDVASLDPVQLRRSIGYVMQASGLLPHRTVLDNITTVPVLRGSSRREARTRAGELMETVGLDAALGRRYPSQLSGGQQQRVGVARGLAADPNILLMDEPFGAVDPIVRSELQQELLHLQRDLKKTIVFVTHDIDEAFLVGDRVVILRPGGIIAQVGTPQEILADPADDFVASFVGADRGTRTLHLERVDGRDIVVDADGRAAGVLGQSQDGQSQDALPAGETPS from the coding sequence GTGATCGGATTCGAGAACGTCCGCAAGGAGTACCCCGGCGGCACATTGGCCGTCGAGGACTTCAGCCTCGACGTCGCCTCGCACGAGTCCGTCGTGCTGGTGGGCTCCTCCGGATCCGGGAAGACGACCCTGATGCGCATGGTCAACCGCATGGTCGAGGCCACCTCGGGCCGCGTCCACATCGACGGCGACGACGTGGCGAGCCTGGACCCCGTGCAGCTGCGTCGCAGCATCGGCTACGTCATGCAGGCCTCGGGGCTGCTCCCGCACCGCACCGTGCTCGACAACATCACCACGGTCCCGGTGCTGCGCGGCAGCTCCCGGCGTGAGGCCCGCACCCGCGCCGGTGAGCTGATGGAGACCGTCGGCCTGGACGCCGCCCTCGGCAGGCGCTACCCCTCCCAGCTCTCCGGCGGCCAGCAGCAGCGCGTCGGCGTCGCCCGCGGCCTCGCCGCCGACCCCAACATCCTGCTGATGGACGAGCCCTTCGGCGCCGTCGACCCCATCGTCCGCAGCGAGCTGCAGCAGGAGCTGCTGCACCTGCAGCGGGACCTGAAGAAGACCATCGTCTTCGTCACCCACGACATCGACGAGGCCTTCCTGGTCGGCGACCGCGTCGTGATCCTGCGACCCGGCGGGATCATCGCGCAGGTCGGCACCCCGCAGGAGATCCTCGCCGATCCGGCCGACGACTTCGTGGCCAGCTTCGTCGGCGCCGACCGCGGCACCCGCACCCTGCACCTCGAACGGGTCGACGGGCGCGACATCGTGGTGGACGCCGACGGCCGCGCCGCCGGCGTCCTCGGGCAGTCCCAGGACGGGCAGTCCCAGGATGCGCTGCCGGCGGGGGAGACCCCCTCGTGA
- a CDS encoding class II glutamine amidotransferase — MCRLLGVVSRDPIALDRAVAEEIEPFTAQSEVHRDGWGVGWFDDEDAAGALDTPGARARDDRTDRGIRLANPRRPQIRRHLDPARESAAYREAIAAARGPMMLVHLRRASPGLPLRIANTHPFREGGTVFAHNGQFDLIDPLREAILARGGRAPEGTTDSELFFSLITLHQREGDLATAIQRAAAELTALCLQHGLRVPEALNCLVMTPDEMVAYQQHDPAQAARHQKVDMYALRYRIDADRVIVASTGIPQTGHLEVGERQALVIQRSDLSAGVRPALEDPGR, encoded by the coding sequence ATGTGCCGTCTGCTCGGCGTCGTCTCCCGCGACCCCATCGCCCTGGATCGGGCGGTCGCGGAGGAGATCGAGCCCTTCACCGCCCAGTCCGAGGTCCACCGGGACGGCTGGGGCGTGGGCTGGTTCGATGACGAGGACGCCGCGGGGGCGCTCGACACCCCGGGTGCACGGGCGCGGGACGATCGGACGGACCGGGGCATCCGGCTGGCCAACCCCCGTCGGCCGCAGATCCGTCGTCACCTCGACCCGGCCCGCGAGTCCGCCGCCTACCGGGAGGCGATCGCCGCCGCACGGGGCCCGATGATGCTCGTGCACCTGCGCCGCGCGAGCCCCGGCCTGCCGCTGCGGATCGCCAACACCCACCCGTTCCGCGAGGGCGGGACGGTCTTCGCGCACAACGGCCAGTTCGACCTCATCGACCCGCTGCGGGAGGCGATCCTGGCCCGCGGCGGCCGCGCCCCCGAGGGCACCACCGACTCCGAGCTGTTCTTCTCCCTGATCACGCTCCACCAGCGCGAGGGCGACCTCGCCACCGCGATCCAGCGCGCCGCCGCCGAGCTGACCGCCCTGTGCCTGCAGCATGGCCTCCGGGTGCCCGAGGCGCTGAACTGCCTGGTGATGACGCCCGACGAGATGGTCGCCTACCAGCAGCACGATCCGGCGCAGGCGGCGCGTCACCAGAAGGTCGACATGTACGCCCTGCGGTATCGGATCGACGCCGACCGCGTCATCGTCGCCTCCACGGGGATCCCGCAGACGGGCCACCTCGAGGTGGGCGAGCGACAGGCGCTGGTGATCCAGCGCTCTGATCTCAGCGCCGGGGTGCGGCCGGCCCTGGAGGATCCCGGGCGCTGA
- a CDS encoding amino acid ABC transporter permease, with protein sequence MTRGRRTARPTSHAATQVLFDAPGPKGRRRILLLSVLSTLVILALIAGGLWQFAKNDQLDPDKWVVYLRADYLAFLGRGLVGTLQVTAVAAVVAFPLGLLLSLARLARSTVLSAASATWIEFFRGIPMLLVVYAFLLALPAFGVTFPRFWMLVIPMILVSSATTAEVFRAGIKAVDRGQHEAAAAIGLGRRDSLVHVILPQAVRLVLPSLILALVTLLKDSTLGYVVSFNELQFQGKTMVSITRYLVQTYVVVSVIYIVLNFLLTRIALALDTRMKARATAG encoded by the coding sequence ATGACCCGCGGCCGACGGACCGCGCGGCCCACCTCCCACGCCGCGACCCAGGTGCTCTTCGACGCCCCCGGCCCGAAGGGGCGACGACGCATCCTGCTGCTGTCGGTGCTCAGCACGCTGGTGATCCTGGCCCTGATCGCCGGCGGGCTGTGGCAGTTCGCCAAGAACGACCAGCTGGACCCGGACAAGTGGGTCGTCTACCTGCGGGCCGACTACCTCGCCTTCCTCGGCCGCGGCCTCGTGGGCACCCTGCAGGTCACCGCCGTCGCCGCCGTGGTCGCCTTTCCCCTCGGCCTGCTGCTGTCCCTGGCCCGCCTGGCGCGGTCCACGGTGCTGAGCGCGGCGTCCGCCACCTGGATCGAGTTCTTCCGCGGCATCCCGATGCTGCTGGTCGTCTACGCGTTCCTGCTGGCCCTGCCCGCCTTCGGCGTCACCTTCCCCCGGTTCTGGATGCTGGTCATCCCGATGATCCTGGTCTCCTCGGCCACCACGGCCGAGGTGTTCCGCGCCGGGATCAAGGCCGTGGACCGCGGCCAGCACGAGGCCGCCGCCGCGATCGGTCTGGGCCGACGCGACTCCCTGGTCCACGTGATCCTGCCGCAGGCGGTGCGTCTGGTGCTGCCCAGCCTGATCCTCGCTCTGGTCACCCTGTTGAAGGATTCCACCCTCGGCTACGTGGTCAGCTTCAACGAGCTCCAGTTCCAGGGCAAGACGATGGTCTCGATCACCCGCTACCTGGTGCAGACCTACGTGGTCGTCTCCGTCATCTACATCGTGCTGAACTTCCTGCTCACCCGCATCGCGCTCGCGCTCGACACCCGCATGAAGGCCCGCGCCACCGCCGGCTGA
- a CDS encoding amino acid ABC transporter permease, producing the protein MEAIVENIPLLLRGIGYTVALTVLGYLLALIVGTALAVCRVSPIPPLRWAATVYVEIFRNIPLLSLLILIAFGLPDVGLRLPYFWCGVLGLTLSSAAFVCENVRSGINTVPVGHAEAARSIGLGFFGTLRFVVLPQAFRSMIQPLVNVFIGTVIGSALCSAIAVSEITWVTQTLNIQYAQAVLMFLVAGAVYLGMSLGGAALGGALERAVSPDGPADGGRDRRTLDVAAGAQA; encoded by the coding sequence ATGGAAGCCATCGTCGAGAACATCCCCCTGCTGCTGCGCGGCATCGGGTACACCGTCGCGCTGACCGTGCTCGGCTACCTGCTCGCCCTGATCGTCGGCACCGCCCTGGCGGTGTGCCGCGTCAGCCCGATCCCGCCGCTGCGCTGGGCGGCGACGGTCTACGTCGAGATCTTCCGCAACATCCCCCTGCTGAGCCTGCTGATCCTGATCGCCTTCGGCCTGCCCGACGTCGGCCTGCGGCTTCCCTACTTCTGGTGCGGCGTACTGGGCCTGACCCTCTCCTCGGCCGCCTTCGTGTGCGAGAACGTGCGCTCGGGCATCAACACCGTGCCCGTCGGCCACGCCGAGGCGGCCCGCTCGATCGGCCTCGGCTTCTTCGGCACCCTGCGCTTCGTGGTGCTCCCGCAGGCCTTCCGCAGCATGATCCAGCCGCTGGTGAACGTGTTCATCGGCACGGTGATCGGCTCGGCGCTGTGCTCGGCGATCGCCGTCAGCGAGATCACCTGGGTCACGCAGACCCTCAACATCCAGTACGCGCAGGCCGTGCTGATGTTCCTGGTCGCCGGCGCCGTCTACCTCGGGATGTCCCTCGGCGGGGCGGCCCTCGGCGGCGCCCTCGAGCGCGCCGTCTCTCCGGACGGTCCCGCGGACGGCGGCCGGGACCGCAGGACGCTGGACGTCGCGGCAGGAGCACAGGCATGA
- a CDS encoding glutamate ABC transporter substrate-binding protein, giving the protein MTPTSSRPGRRAVVAAAAALPLGAALAACSSDTGAGPDLGGGASDGGGEGSPYGDAIASGPIAADDVVAASAWASAIKEGDKLVRGGTLANQVFSLASTTGGEPTGFDAGITQLLAQYILGEGGTSKVEYIDTTVETRETMVENGTVDCVIATYSITPERLEVINFAGPYYLSGTAIQVRTEDKDTISGPEDLTGLKLVTQANSTGIQAIEEYVTDPADVQTLPDNESCVAALKQGRSDAYVLDQGVLLGNSKADPDVSVVGEPFVDDPYGIGLSQENEDALDFVNTFLQEIIDSGTWKALWTATIGDVIDGEAPEPPTPGDLPV; this is encoded by the coding sequence ATGACCCCCACCAGCTCTCGACCCGGCCGTCGTGCCGTCGTCGCCGCGGCCGCCGCCCTGCCGCTCGGCGCGGCCCTGGCCGCCTGCTCCTCCGACACCGGTGCCGGTCCCGACCTCGGCGGCGGCGCGTCCGACGGCGGTGGCGAGGGCAGCCCGTACGGCGACGCCATCGCCTCCGGCCCCATCGCGGCCGACGACGTCGTCGCCGCCAGCGCCTGGGCCAGCGCGATCAAGGAAGGCGACAAGCTGGTCCGCGGCGGCACCCTCGCCAACCAGGTGTTCTCCCTGGCCAGCACGACCGGGGGTGAGCCGACCGGGTTCGACGCCGGCATCACCCAGCTGCTGGCCCAGTACATCCTCGGCGAGGGCGGGACGTCGAAGGTCGAGTACATCGACACCACCGTCGAGACGCGCGAGACCATGGTCGAGAACGGCACCGTGGACTGCGTGATCGCCACGTACTCGATCACCCCGGAGCGCCTCGAGGTCATCAACTTCGCCGGCCCCTACTACCTCTCCGGCACCGCGATCCAGGTGCGCACCGAGGACAAGGACACGATCTCCGGCCCCGAGGACCTCACCGGGCTGAAGCTGGTCACCCAGGCGAACTCCACCGGCATCCAGGCGATCGAGGAGTACGTGACGGATCCGGCGGACGTCCAGACGCTGCCGGACAACGAGTCCTGCGTGGCCGCGCTCAAGCAGGGGCGCTCCGACGCCTACGTGCTGGACCAGGGCGTGCTGCTGGGCAACTCCAAGGCCGATCCCGACGTCTCCGTGGTCGGCGAGCCCTTCGTCGACGATCCCTACGGCATCGGGCTGTCCCAGGAGAACGAGGACGCGCTCGACTTCGTGAACACCTTCCTGCAGGAGATCATCGACTCCGGCACCTGGAAGGCGCTGTGGACCGCCACCATCGGTGACGTCATCGACGGCGAGGCCCCCGAGCCGCCCACCCCGGGCGACCTGCCCGTCTGA
- a CDS encoding amino acid ABC transporter ATP-binding protein, with protein MNESSASSGAQDAEPAAHPGGAGPTRATDPSASVPSQQIGEPLISARGVDKYFGDFQALKDIHLDIRRGEVVALIGASGSGKSTLCRCLNRLETITHGEITIDGELLPEEGKELTRLRSDVGMVFQAFNLFPHLKAIDNVTLGPRRVRGLSKADADQQARELLERVGLADKANSLPTALSGGQQQRVAIARALAMKPKAMLFDEPTSALDPEVINEVLDVMTELAEQGMTMLVVTHEMGFARHVCDRVVYMDEGEIVEQGEPEEFFTAPRSDRAQAFLSKILAH; from the coding sequence ATGAACGAGAGCAGCGCGTCCTCGGGGGCGCAGGACGCGGAGCCGGCGGCGCATCCTGGAGGGGCCGGCCCGACGCGTGCGACCGATCCGTCGGCATCCGTGCCGTCCCAGCAGATCGGCGAGCCCCTGATCTCGGCCCGCGGCGTCGACAAGTATTTCGGCGACTTCCAGGCGCTGAAGGACATCCACCTCGACATCCGTCGCGGCGAGGTGGTGGCGCTGATCGGCGCCTCCGGCTCCGGCAAGTCCACCCTGTGCCGCTGCCTGAACCGTCTGGAGACCATCACCCACGGCGAGATCACCATCGACGGCGAGCTGCTGCCCGAGGAGGGCAAGGAGCTCACGAGGCTGCGCAGCGACGTCGGCATGGTCTTCCAGGCCTTCAACCTCTTCCCGCACCTGAAGGCGATCGACAACGTCACCCTGGGCCCGCGGCGGGTGCGCGGCCTCAGCAAGGCGGACGCCGACCAGCAGGCCCGGGAGCTGCTCGAGCGCGTGGGCCTGGCCGACAAGGCGAACTCCCTGCCCACCGCCCTGTCCGGCGGTCAGCAGCAGCGCGTGGCGATCGCCCGCGCCCTGGCCATGAAGCCCAAGGCGATGCTCTTCGACGAGCCCACGTCGGCGCTGGACCCCGAGGTCATCAACGAGGTCCTCGACGTCATGACCGAGCTCGCCGAACAGGGCATGACCATGCTCGTGGTCACCCACGAGATGGGCTTCGCCCGGCACGTCTGCGATCGCGTGGTCTACATGGACGAGGGCGAGATCGTCGAGCAGGGGGAGCCGGAGGAGTTCTTCACCGCTCCGCGCAGTGACCGTGCTCAGGCCTTCCTCAGCAAGATCCTCGCCCACTGA
- a CDS encoding hydroxymethylpyrimidine/phosphomethylpyrimidine kinase, which yields MTHVALTIAGSETTGGAGAQTDLKTFHQLGTFGTAALTCIVSFDPSNDWAHRFVPVEPQVIADQIEATTAVHDIDTVKIGMLGTPATIDTVAASLAERSFTNVVLDPVLICKGQEPGAALDTDNALKEQILPLATFVTPNHFEALTLSGMESISSVEDLTEAARRIHETYDVIVLAKGGVVLEGEDAVDVFHDGEQTVELRSPKIGQERVSGAGCTLAAAVTAELAKGARPLEAARVAKDVVTSSIEHRQGGHAPFEAVYQGAYQGGSSQV from the coding sequence ATGACCCACGTCGCCCTCACCATCGCCGGCTCCGAGACCACCGGAGGTGCCGGAGCGCAGACCGACCTGAAGACGTTCCATCAGCTGGGGACCTTCGGCACCGCCGCTCTGACCTGCATCGTCTCCTTCGATCCGAGCAACGACTGGGCCCACCGCTTCGTGCCCGTCGAGCCGCAGGTGATCGCCGATCAGATCGAGGCCACCACCGCCGTGCACGACATCGACACGGTCAAGATCGGCATGCTCGGCACCCCGGCCACGATCGACACCGTCGCCGCGTCGCTCGCCGAGCGCTCCTTCACGAACGTCGTGCTGGACCCGGTGCTGATCTGCAAGGGCCAGGAGCCCGGCGCCGCCCTGGACACGGACAACGCGCTCAAGGAGCAGATCCTGCCGCTGGCCACCTTCGTGACCCCGAACCATTTCGAGGCGCTGACGCTGTCCGGGATGGAGAGCATCTCCTCCGTCGAGGACCTCACCGAGGCGGCACGTCGCATCCATGAGACCTACGACGTGATCGTGCTGGCCAAGGGCGGAGTGGTGCTCGAGGGCGAGGACGCGGTGGACGTCTTCCACGACGGCGAGCAGACCGTCGAGCTGCGCAGCCCCAAGATCGGCCAGGAGCGGGTCTCCGGCGCGGGATGCACCCTGGCCGCCGCCGTCACCGCCGAGCTCGCCAAGGGCGCGAGGCCGCTCGAGGCCGCTCGCGTGGCCAAGGACGTCGTCACCAGCTCCATCGAGCACCGCCAGGGCGGCCACGCCCCGTTCGAGGCCGTCTACCAGGGCGCCTACCAGGGCGGCTCCTCCCAGGTCTGA
- a CDS encoding GtrA family protein, with protein MLTPDPQAEIADPTRPAPTPTPQRSGVGASLRALFDEHLRSTVKFLLVGGIVFLLDAAMYNVLVFWHPTDGWGEGLMHGDPLTAKVLTIAAASCLTYLGNRLWTFGDRPRPDTTRSIMLFILINVIASGLQLSCLGFSRYVLGLDSVLADNISGTLIGQAVSTSFRYVTYGRFVFPRR; from the coding sequence GTGCTGACGCCCGACCCGCAGGCGGAGATCGCGGACCCCACCCGGCCCGCGCCGACCCCCACGCCGCAGCGCAGCGGGGTCGGCGCCTCCCTGCGTGCCCTGTTCGACGAGCACCTGCGCTCCACGGTGAAGTTCCTGCTGGTCGGCGGGATCGTGTTCCTGCTGGATGCCGCGATGTACAACGTGCTGGTGTTCTGGCATCCCACCGACGGCTGGGGCGAGGGCCTCATGCACGGCGACCCGCTGACGGCGAAGGTGCTCACGATCGCCGCCGCCTCGTGCCTGACCTACCTGGGCAACCGGCTGTGGACCTTCGGCGACCGCCCGCGACCGGACACCACCCGCTCGATCATGCTGTTCATCCTGATCAACGTGATCGCCTCCGGTCTGCAGCTGTCCTGCCTGGGCTTCTCGCGGTACGTACTGGGGCTGGACTCGGTGCTGGCCGACAACATCTCCGGCACCCTCATCGGGCAGGCCGTCTCGACCTCTTTCCGGTACGTCACCTACGGGCGCTTCGTCTTCCCCCGGCGCTGA
- a CDS encoding aminotransferase class I/II-fold pyridoxal phosphate-dependent enzyme, with amino-acid sequence MDTTGPWMRASQAAGLLVDGEARPTVFAQMSARAVATGALNLGQGFPDDDPPAVVADAAIAAIRAGRNQYPPGPGESELREAVARHQAQWYGLHWDPATEVLATTGATEALAATMLALVEPGDEVITLEPFYDQYAAIIALAGGVHRTVPLRSRTDEAGDLVLDVAEEDLRAAFTDRTRLVLVNTPHNPTGLMLWVGAMQAIVEEATRHDALIVTDEVYEHLTFGPAHLPIATLPGAQDRTVTISSAGKTFSVTGWKIGWVTARPELVTAILGAKQWLTYSSGAPFQPAVAAGLAMPPAAFHDLAEDLRGRRDLLLDGLRSIGLRVSVPEAGYFVVADAAALGEPGAAALCERLPAEAGVVGIPLSAFYRDGRAGEASSYLRLAFCKDRPTIEQALERLEAWAAPRR; translated from the coding sequence ATGGACACCACCGGCCCCTGGATGCGCGCCTCGCAGGCTGCCGGCCTGCTCGTCGACGGCGAGGCCCGCCCCACAGTATTCGCCCAGATGTCCGCGAGGGCCGTCGCGACCGGCGCGTTGAACCTGGGTCAGGGCTTCCCCGACGACGATCCGCCCGCCGTGGTGGCCGACGCCGCGATCGCCGCGATCCGCGCCGGCCGCAACCAGTACCCGCCCGGCCCGGGAGAGTCCGAGCTGCGCGAGGCGGTCGCACGGCACCAGGCGCAGTGGTACGGACTGCACTGGGATCCCGCGACCGAGGTGCTGGCGACCACGGGCGCCACCGAGGCGCTCGCGGCGACGATGCTGGCGCTGGTCGAACCGGGCGACGAGGTCATCACCCTCGAGCCCTTCTACGACCAGTACGCCGCGATCATCGCCCTCGCCGGCGGCGTGCACCGCACGGTCCCGCTCCGCTCGCGCACCGACGAGGCGGGCGATCTCGTGCTCGACGTCGCCGAGGAGGACCTGCGCGCCGCGTTCACCGATCGCACCCGGCTGGTGCTGGTCAACACCCCGCACAACCCCACCGGTCTGATGCTCTGGGTGGGGGCGATGCAGGCGATCGTCGAGGAGGCGACCCGGCACGATGCCCTCATCGTCACCGACGAGGTCTACGAGCACCTGACCTTCGGACCCGCGCATCTGCCGATCGCGACGCTGCCCGGCGCCCAGGACCGCACCGTCACGATCTCCTCGGCCGGCAAGACCTTCTCGGTGACCGGGTGGAAGATCGGCTGGGTCACGGCGCGGCCGGAACTGGTCACCGCGATCCTCGGCGCGAAGCAGTGGCTGACCTACTCCTCGGGGGCGCCCTTCCAGCCGGCCGTCGCGGCCGGGCTGGCGATGCCGCCCGCGGCCTTCCATGATCTCGCCGAGGACCTTCGCGGACGCCGCGACCTGCTCCTGGACGGGCTGCGGTCGATCGGGTTGCGCGTCAGCGTGCCGGAGGCCGGGTACTTCGTGGTGGCCGACGCCGCGGCGCTCGGGGAACCCGGCGCCGCCGCTCTGTGCGAGCGTCTGCCCGCAGAGGCCGGGGTGGTGGGCATCCCGCTGTCCGCGTTCTACCGTGACGGGCGGGCCGGGGAGGCGTCCTCGTACCTGCGGCTGGCCTTCTGCAAGGACCGTCCGACGATCGAGCAGGCCCTCGAGCGGCTCGAGGCCTGGGCGGCGCCGCGCCGCTGA